A part of Limihaloglobus sulfuriphilus genomic DNA contains:
- a CDS encoding efflux transporter outer membrane subunit: MNIIIVAAAVISLGGCMPEREPGRVEMNLPDKFSAEGTDVLPEKWWQSLEDPQLSELIEQAVGDNFTIRAAWDRLEQARQEAIKAGADHLPAVNYDGSAGRSVTERGSNRNYTTDYNLGLSLGYEVDLWGRIKSIEQAAVYDAQAREHELAAAAITLSSTIAGTWYQYAEACRRVEVIERQLGSNRQVLELITLQFKKAQASAADVFRQRQLVESSNGRLIQARQSCELLQYQLSILAGKAPGKHWPGGEAQLIELSRLPQVSIPSELILRRPDIAGAYKSVLAADERAAASIANQYPSLRITAAAQTGGESTSDIFDDWLANIAAGVTGPLFDGGSRKAEVERSRARLSEAINSYSQTVLESLKEVEDALAAEDYQRQFVESVRSQLDLSRDVFERTRESFIKGQFDYIRVLESLVSQQSLELSELQARRVLIEKRIDLCKAIAGGWQMKKPQQAVLIYDEANENQSPM; this comes from the coding sequence ATGAATATTATAATTGTTGCCGCGGCTGTTATCAGTCTGGGCGGATGTATGCCCGAGCGAGAGCCGGGGAGAGTTGAGATGAATCTGCCCGATAAATTCAGTGCAGAGGGCACAGACGTTCTGCCGGAAAAATGGTGGCAGTCTTTAGAAGACCCGCAGCTCAGCGAGCTGATAGAACAGGCGGTTGGTGATAATTTCACGATACGTGCCGCCTGGGACAGGCTTGAACAGGCTCGCCAGGAAGCGATTAAGGCAGGAGCCGACCATTTGCCGGCGGTTAACTACGACGGTTCCGCAGGCAGGAGTGTCACCGAGAGAGGCTCCAATAGAAACTATACCACAGATTACAATCTTGGCTTATCCCTGGGTTATGAAGTTGACCTTTGGGGCCGCATAAAATCAATCGAACAGGCGGCAGTCTATGATGCTCAGGCAAGAGAACATGAGCTTGCCGCGGCGGCGATCACGCTCAGCTCGACAATTGCCGGAACCTGGTATCAGTATGCCGAGGCGTGCCGCAGGGTTGAGGTCATAGAACGCCAGCTAGGCTCGAACCGGCAGGTGCTGGAGCTGATTACACTCCAGTTCAAAAAGGCTCAGGCCTCTGCCGCGGACGTGTTCCGGCAGAGACAGCTTGTAGAGTCCTCAAATGGCCGGCTTATACAGGCACGGCAGAGCTGCGAGCTGCTGCAGTATCAGCTTTCCATTCTCGCCGGGAAAGCCCCCGGCAAACACTGGCCCGGCGGGGAGGCTCAGCTAATTGAGTTATCCAGACTGCCCCAGGTCTCTATCCCCTCGGAGCTTATCCTCAGAAGGCCCGATATTGCCGGCGCGTATAAAAGCGTTCTCGCAGCGGACGAGAGAGCAGCCGCCTCGATAGCTAACCAGTATCCTTCTTTGCGGATAACCGCCGCGGCACAGACCGGCGGTGAAAGCACCAGCGACATCTTCGATGACTGGCTGGCGAATATCGCGGCGGGTGTTACCGGTCCTCTGTTTGACGGGGGTTCCAGAAAAGCCGAGGTTGAGCGAAGCAGAGCCCGGCTCTCAGAGGCAATCAACAGCTACAGCCAGACGGTGCTCGAATCACTCAAAGAGGTAGAAGACGCCCTGGCCGCAGAGGATTACCAAAGGCAGTTTGTAGAGAGTGTCCGCAGCCAGCTCGATCTTTCAAGAGATGTCTTTGAGCGCACAAGAGAGAGCTTCATAAAGGGTCAGTTTGATTATATCCGTGTTCTCGAATCGCTGGTTTCACAGCAGTCTCTTGAGCTCTCCGAGCTGCAGGCCAGGAGAGTCCTCATTGAAAAACGCATAGACCTGTGCAAGGCGATTGCCGGCGGATGGCAGATGAAAAAACCTCAGCAGGCCGTCTTGATATACGATGAAGCAAACGAAAACCAAAGCCCGATGTAG